Proteins encoded together in one Musa acuminata AAA Group cultivar baxijiao chromosome BXJ3-6, Cavendish_Baxijiao_AAA, whole genome shotgun sequence window:
- the LOC103974424 gene encoding ATP-dependent zinc metalloprotease FTSH 8, mitochondrial — protein sequence MIFSKIARPISRSSRRRSGHGWLPSGFGVKSGYSREALLQDPICHGDNGGLRSLRGYLTSVGAHRTLGERNHLGDWRFFLANPSFRRFFSSESPNKKNYENYYPKDKKEIPKANENNESDSKEDSNADDSGSLKENLMKALQGYVAPLLFMGLLFSSSSFGSSDQKEISFLEFKNKLLEPGLVDHIVVSNKSVAKIYVRSSARLSNQTKDDQMQETTTPAPPAHSASQFKYYFNIGSIESFEEKLEEAQEALGIDPHEYVPVRYVSEVNWFQELLRYAPTAFLVGLIYFMGRRIQGGIGGGVGKGNRGIFNIGKAQVTRMDKNSKNKIFFKDVAGCDEAKQEIMEFVHFLKNPKKYEELGAKIPKGALLVGPPGTGKTLLAKAAAGESGVPFLSISGSDFMEMFVGVGPSRVRNLFAEARQCAPSMIFIDEIDAIGRARGRGGFSGSNDERESTLNQLLVEMDGFGTTSGVVVLAGTNRPDILDKALLRPGRFDRQIALDKPDIKGREQIFRIYLKKIKLDKDPSYYSQRLAALTPGFAGADIANVCNEAALIAARNEGTQVIMQHFEAAIDRIIGGLEKKNKVISKLERRTVAYHESGHAVAGWFLEHAEPLLKVTIVPRGTAALGFAQYVPSENLLLTKEQLFDMTCMTLGGRASEEVLLGKISTGAQNDLEKVTKMTYAQVAVYGFSSKVGLLSFPQRDDTLEMTKPYSSKTGAIIDEEVREWVSKAYERTVALIKEHKDHVIQIAELLLEKEVLHQEDLVRVLGERPFVSSEPTNYDKFIQGFQDEDNTSNNLPEDAALEDDGSSPLNGEVVPT from the exons ATGATCTTTTCTAAGATCGCGCGTCCTATCTCTCGATCTTCGCGTCGCCGATCCGGACAT GGATGGCTGCCGAGCGGTTTTGGCGTGAAGTCTGGATACTCAAGAGAAGCCCTATTGCAAGATCCGATCTGTCATGGGGATAATGGAGGATTGAGGTCTCTGAGGGGCTATTTGACCTCCGTCGGAGCTCATAGAACCCTCGGAGAAAGAAATCACCTGGGTGATTGGAGATTCTTTTTGGCAAATCCAAGTTTTAGGCGGTTCTTTTCAAGTGAATCACCCAATAAGAAGA ATTATGAGAACTACTATCCGAAGGATAAGAAAGAAATTCCAAAAGCAAATGAGAACAACGAATCGGATTCAAAAG AGGATTCAAATGCAGATGATTCAGGAAGTTTGAAGGAGAATCTCATGAAGGCTTTGCAGGGTTATGTTGCTCCATTACTTTTTATGGGGTTgctattttcttcctcttcttttggcTCCTCTGACCAGAAAGAG ATCAGTTTCCTAGAGTTTAAGAACAAGCTGCTGGAACCTGGCTTAGTCGATCACATTGTTGTGTCAAACAAATCAGTTGCAAAAATTTATGTCAGGAGCTCTGCACGATTAAGCAACCAAACCAAAGACGATCAAATGCAGGAAACAACAACACCTGCCCCTCCTGCACATTCTGCTAGCCAGTTCAAATATTACTTTAATATTGGAAGTATTGAATCCTTTGAAGAAAAGTTGGAGGAAGCTCAGGAAGCCTTGGGGATAGATCCTCATGAATATGTTCCTGTCAGATATGTATCTGAAGTCAATTGGTTCCAAGAATTACTCAGATATGCACCCACTGCATTTCTTGTGGGGCTTATCTACTTCATGGGGCGGAGAATACAGGGTGGAATTGGTGGTGGTGTTGGCAAGGGGAATCGTGGAATATTTAACATAGGAAAAGCCCAAGTGACTAGGATGGATAAGAACTCTAAAAATAAG ATATTTTTCAAAGATGTGGCTGGCTGTGATGAAGCCAAGCAAGAAATTATGGAATTTGTGCACTTCTTAAAGAATCCCAAGAAGTATGAGGAACTCGGAGCCAAGATTCCGAAAGGTGCTCTTCTTGTAGGTCCTCCAGGCACAGGGAAAACACTTTTAGCAAAAGCTGCAGCCGGTGAATCTGGTGTGCCCTTTCTGTCCATATCTGGTTCAGATTTCATGGAAATGTTTGTAGGAGTTGGACCTTCCAGGGTGAGAAACTTATTTGCTGAAGCCAGACAATGTGCTCCAAGCATGATTTTCATAGATGAGATAGATGCGATCGGTCGAGCAAGAGGCCGTGGAGGATTCTCAGGTTCCAATGACGAACGTGAAAGTACTCTTAATCAGTTGCTCGTGGAGATGGATGGATTTGGGACAACATCTGGTGTTGTTGTGCTAGCTGGCACCAATCGCCCGGACATTTTGGATAAGGCTTTGTTGAGACCGGGAAGGTTTGATCGTCAAATTGCTCTTGATAAGCCTGACATAAAAGGCCGTGAGCAGATATTCCGTATTTATCTTAAGAAGATTAAGCTTGATAAAGACCCATCTTATTACTCTCAAAGACTAGCAGCCCTTACGCCTGGTTTTGCTGGAGCTGACATCGCTAATGTTTGCAATGAGGCTGCTTTAATTGCTGCAAGAAATGAGGGAACACAGGTCATTATGCAGCATTTTGAAGCTGCTATTGACAGAATAATTGGTGGTTTGGAGAAAAAAAATAAG GTAATCAGCAAGCTGGAACGGCGAACCGTTGCTTATCATGAATCAGGTCATGCTGTTGCTGGATGGTTCTTAGAGCATGCAGAACCCTTGCTCAAAGTTACAATAGTTCCACGTGGAACTGCAGCACTGGGCTTTGCTCAATATGTGCCAAGTGAAAACCTCTTATTGACTAAAGAGCAGCTCTTTGACATGACATGCATGACACTGGGTGGGCGTGCATCTGAAGAG GTTCTGTTGGGGAAGATTTCTACTGGAGCCCAAAATGACCTCGAGAAAGTGACCAAGATGACCTACGCTCAGGTGGCAGTTTACGGTTTCAGCAGCAAGGTTGGGCTCCTTTCGTTCCCCCAGAGAGACGATACACTCGAGATGACCAAGCCTTATAGCAGCAAGACTGGGGCCATCATCGATGAAGAGGTGAGAGAATGGGTATCGAAAGCCTATGAGAGAACTGTTGCATTGATAAAGGAGCACAAGGATCACGTTATCCAGATTGCTGAGCTGCTATTGGAGAAGGAGGTGCTGCATCAAGAAGACTTGGTCCGAGTCCTAGGGGAACGCCCGTTCGTATCTAGCGAACCAACAAACTACGATAAATTCATTCAAGGTTTTCAAGACGAGGATAACACAAGCAACAATCTTCCAGAGGATGCAGCATTGGAGGATGATGGTTCATCACCGCTCAATGGGGAAGTTGTGCCGACGTAG
- the LOC135640076 gene encoding probable WRKY transcription factor 49 yields MEEVEGTEVNWFDDFYCSQLELLRELQAQESPRFMESQPDAPHESVIDKLISALYSNPAIGDVESAVSVTLQNGDSHGRCNSQPILCSPDKGLGRMDHKFTIKIKTCENGLADDGYKWRKYGQKSIKNSPNPRSYYRCTNPRCNAKKQVERSMEDPETLIVTYEGLHLHYTYSHLLLSGSSQYYYSDTDLHVAKKLKCQSMAEVADAPAQPPTRSTSTIEPRKLQLAADGAVLLGSADASLRHGLLDDVLRSSEGLLEDVVPLVVRKPCNSTSSSFDAFPSSPASSPSYSSLPLTTNSSHLDLGTLSTIM; encoded by the exons ATGGAGGAAGTCGAAGGAACAGAGGTCAACTGGTTTGACGATTTTTACTGTTCTCAGCTGGAGTTGTTGAGGGAGCTGCAGGCTCAGGAGAGCCCTCGGTTCATGGAATCCCAACCTGATGCGCCACATGAATCGGTCATCGACAAGCTCATCTCTGCTCTCTATTCCAACCCAGCGATCGGCGACGTAGAAAGCGCAGTCTCTGTGACCTTACAGAACGGCGACTCCCATGGCCGGTGTAATTCTCAACCCAT ACTTTGCTCACCGGACAAGGGTCTGGGAAGGATGGATCACAAGTTCACAATCAAAATCAAGACCTGTGAGAATGGGCTTGCTGATGATGGTTACAAATGGAGGAAATATGGGCAGAAATCCATCAAGAACAGCCCCAATCCAAG GAGCTACTACAGGTGCACTAACCCGAGATGCAATGCCAAGAAGCAGGTGGAGAGGTCCATGGAAGATCCAGAGACGCTCATCGTCACATACGAGGGCCTCCACCTCCACTACACCTACTCACATCTCCTCCTCAGTGGGTCGTCGCAGTACTACTACTCCGACACCGACCTCCACGTCGCGAAGAAGCTCAAGTGCCAGTCCATGGCGGAGGTCGCGGACGCACCGGCGCAACCCCCAACACGGAGCACATCGACGATCGAGCCTCGCAAGTTGCAACTTGCAGCGGATGGAGCAGTACTTCTGGGAAGTGCTGATGCGAGTCTGCGGCATGGACTTCTTGACGATGTGTTGCGGAGCTCAGAAGGACTCCTGGAAGATGTTGTGCCGTTGGTGGTGAGAAAGCCATGCAACTCCACCTCCTCGTCCTTCGACGCTTTTCCTTCATCCCCGGCATCTTCTCCATCCTACTCTTCCCTGCCATTAACCACCAACTCTTCTCACCTAGATCTGGGTACTCTCTCCACCATCATGTGA